Proteins found in one Dehalococcoidales bacterium genomic segment:
- a CDS encoding GatB/YqeY domain-containing protein translates to MSADLKQKLNDDLKQALRSGDRLSCSVIRMLLSAIHNAEIAKRGELEETELIGVIAKDAKQHKESILAFKQGNRPDLVEKEEAELAVIEKYLPEQMSRKDVVTAARKVIEEVGAQTPRDKGKVMGKLVSQLKGKADGQVINEVVNELLEQ, encoded by the coding sequence ATGTCAGCAGATTTAAAACAAAAACTTAACGACGATCTTAAACAGGCGCTCAGGAGCGGCGATAGGCTCTCGTGTTCTGTAATTCGTATGCTTCTTTCCGCCATTCACAACGCTGAAATTGCAAAGCGCGGTGAGTTGGAAGAAACCGAGTTAATCGGTGTGATTGCCAAAGATGCCAAACAGCATAAAGAAAGTATTTTAGCTTTCAAACAGGGCAATCGTCCGGATTTGGTGGAAAAAGAAGAGGCTGAACTTGCTGTAATTGAAAAATACCTGCCGGAGCAGATGAGCAGGAAAGATGTCGTTACTGCCGCCCGTAAGGTAATTGAAGAAGTCGGTGCTCAGACCCCCAGGGATAAAGGTAAAGTGATGGGGAAACTGGTATCGCAACTGAAAGGCAAAGCAGACGGACAGGTTATCAACGAGGTAGTGAACGAACTCCTCGAACAGTAG
- the ispG gene encoding flavodoxin-dependent (E)-4-hydroxy-3-methylbut-2-enyl-diphosphate synthase, whose translation MVQRRVSKAVRIGDVTVGGDAPIAVQSMTKTDTRDVKATVKQIKELEEHGCEIIRCAVPDMEAATALAEIKKKISIPLVADIHFDYRLALEAINSGVDGLRLNPGNIGEADKVTAVVNAAKEREVPIRIGVNAGSLPQDITPELPLSQKMVVAAMRHIKLLENLDFDLVKVSLKAFNVPTTIEAYKQIAEIIPYPLHIGITESGPSGSGIIRSACGISPLLYMGIGDTIRVSLSADPVEEVITAYEILKSLDLRHRGAVLVSCPTCGRTEVDLIEIVKQVEERLAKLNKPITVAVMGCVVNGPGEAKDADIGIACGKGKAVLFRRGEKICTVDEKDFVDVLMKEVEEFEIE comes from the coding sequence ATGGTACAACGCAGAGTTTCAAAAGCAGTCAGAATCGGAGATGTAACTGTCGGCGGCGATGCTCCCATCGCAGTTCAATCAATGACCAAAACCGACACGCGTGACGTTAAAGCAACCGTCAAACAAATTAAAGAACTTGAAGAACACGGTTGTGAAATAATCCGCTGTGCGGTTCCGGATATGGAAGCGGCAACCGCCCTCGCCGAAATCAAAAAGAAGATTAGTATTCCGCTTGTCGCCGATATTCATTTTGATTACAGATTAGCGCTTGAAGCGATTAATTCGGGGGTGGACGGATTACGCCTCAACCCCGGTAATATCGGTGAAGCGGATAAGGTGACAGCCGTTGTTAACGCCGCAAAAGAAAGGGAAGTCCCGATTCGTATTGGGGTTAATGCCGGCAGCTTACCTCAGGACATAACCCCTGAGCTCCCACTTTCCCAAAAGATGGTCGTTGCGGCTATGAGGCATATCAAACTACTCGAAAACTTAGATTTTGATTTGGTAAAGGTTTCGCTTAAGGCCTTTAATGTTCCGACTACGATTGAAGCCTATAAACAAATTGCCGAAATAATCCCTTATCCTTTGCATATCGGGATTACCGAATCGGGGCCCTCCGGAAGCGGTATTATTCGCAGCGCTTGCGGTATAAGCCCCTTGCTTTACATGGGCATCGGAGACACCATTCGTGTATCACTTTCTGCCGACCCGGTTGAAGAAGTAATTACCGCCTACGAGATATTAAAAAGCTTGGATTTGAGGCATCGCGGCGCCGTACTTGTGAGCTGCCCTACCTGCGGCAGGACAGAGGTTGATTTAATTGAGATTGTAAAACAAGTCGAAGAGCGACTGGCTAAATTAAACAAACCGATTACAGTTGCCGTTATGGGCTGTGTTGTTAACGGACCCGGCGAGGCCAAAGATGCGGATATCGGAATCGCTTGCGGTAAAGGCAAAGCAGTGCTTTTTAGAAGAGGCGAAAAAATCTGTACGGTGGATGAGAAGGATTTTGTGGATGTGTTAATGAAAGAGGTGGAGGAGTTTGAGATAGAGTAA
- the pheS gene encoding phenylalanine--tRNA ligase subunit alpha — protein MSILEQLEELKQQAVCELDAIDDNKKLDLWRVQYMGKKSRLNEVLRGLAALSIEEKKTVGGRANQLKQELEAILKEKETVLGEKMVSAKGEEAIDISLPGRKPPIGQLHPISQVIDEMCRIFISMGFQVVEGPEVEWDRYNFDMLNIPKEHPARDNMQTLWVDYENEQGERPMLLRTHTSPMQVRVMEQIEPPLRIVVPGKVYRYEAIDATHIPMFTQIEGLAVDKGITLADLKGTLYEFVRRYFGSDRKARFRCDFFPFVEPGVEMSIECIVCKGVGCRVCSNSGWLEILGAGMVHPRVLEGVGIDPTVYSGFAFGMGIERIPMLRYGIDDIRLFYGNDLRFLRQF, from the coding sequence ATGAGTATTTTAGAACAACTGGAAGAACTGAAACAGCAAGCCGTTTGCGAACTTGACGCCATAGACGACAACAAAAAACTGGATTTATGGCGGGTTCAATATATGGGCAAAAAAAGCAGGCTTAATGAGGTCTTGCGTGGGCTGGCAGCCTTATCTATTGAAGAAAAGAAGACCGTTGGCGGTCGCGCCAATCAGCTTAAGCAGGAACTGGAAGCCATCTTAAAAGAAAAAGAAACCGTGCTTGGTGAAAAAATGGTTTCCGCCAAAGGCGAAGAAGCCATTGATATCTCACTGCCGGGGCGCAAGCCGCCGATTGGGCAGCTACACCCCATTTCACAAGTTATCGATGAAATGTGCCGCATATTTATTTCGATGGGTTTTCAGGTTGTCGAGGGCCCCGAAGTAGAATGGGACCGTTATAACTTCGATATGCTTAATATCCCCAAAGAACATCCGGCGCGCGATAATATGCAGACACTTTGGGTGGATTATGAGAACGAACAGGGCGAACGGCCGATGCTTCTTAGGACTCATACCTCGCCGATGCAGGTCCGTGTAATGGAGCAAATCGAGCCGCCGCTGCGGATTGTTGTTCCCGGTAAGGTTTACAGATATGAGGCGATTGATGCCACCCATATCCCAATGTTTACCCAAATTGAAGGATTGGCAGTCGATAAAGGGATTACTTTAGCAGACTTAAAGGGCACACTTTACGAATTTGTCCGCCGTTATTTCGGTTCGGATCGCAAAGCACGTTTCCGCTGCGATTTCTTCCCGTTTGTTGAACCCGGTGTGGAGATGTCAATCGAATGTATTGTTTGTAAAGGTGTCGGCTGCCGCGTATGTAGTAACAGCGGCTGGCTGGAGATACTCGGTGCCGGAATGGTTCATCCGAGGGTTTTGGAAGGGGTTGGAATCGACCCGACCGTTTACAGCGGATTTGCTTTTGGTATGGGTATTGAAAGGATTCCGATGTTACGTTACGGAATAGACGACATACGGCTCTTTTACGGCAACGACCTTAGATTTTTGAGGCAGTTTTAA
- a CDS encoding major capsid protein: protein MALTLTEASKLSNDMLIRGVAETVIKDSPILQKLPFIEVMGNSLTYNRENTLPGIDFYDVGESWKESTPTFEQKTATLKIIGGDADVDNFLKATRSNIQDLEAAVIEMKAKALRHKFEEIFIYGDSELNAKQFDGIRKLIDTETESNRVISVSATGGSLTLDCLDELIDAVKGDKPDMLLMSRRLRRKINSLVRGTGSMLATESDNWGNFIQLWDGIPIGVNDWILDTHIVEDGVETAVIGGGCSTIYALQFGEGALCGLSGPGFLQVESLGQLENKDASRTRVKWYCSMALFSSVKAAALIGVKD, encoded by the coding sequence GTGGCTTTAACATTAACCGAAGCATCAAAATTATCAAATGATATGTTAATACGCGGAGTGGCGGAAACCGTTATTAAAGATTCGCCGATACTGCAAAAACTGCCTTTTATCGAAGTGATGGGTAACAGCTTGACCTATAACCGTGAAAACACTCTGCCCGGTATTGATTTTTACGATGTCGGGGAATCTTGGAAAGAATCCACTCCCACCTTTGAACAGAAGACTGCCACATTAAAAATAATCGGCGGCGATGCCGATGTGGATAACTTCTTAAAGGCGACACGCAGTAATATTCAAGATTTGGAAGCTGCCGTAATCGAAATGAAAGCCAAAGCGTTACGGCATAAATTCGAAGAAATTTTTATCTACGGGGATTCGGAGTTGAACGCAAAGCAGTTTGACGGTATCCGTAAGCTGATTGATACGGAAACAGAAAGTAATCGGGTAATTTCGGTATCGGCAACGGGCGGTTCCCTGACGCTGGACTGCTTGGATGAACTTATTGATGCCGTAAAGGGTGATAAGCCGGATATGCTGCTAATGAGCCGTCGTTTAAGGCGCAAAATCAATTCATTGGTGAGAGGCACCGGCAGTATGCTGGCAACCGAATCCGATAACTGGGGTAATTTTATTCAACTGTGGGACGGGATTCCGATTGGGGTTAACGACTGGATTTTAGATACGCATATCGTGGAAGACGGGGTGGAAACGGCAGTAATCGGCGGAGGGTGTTCTACTATTTATGCACTCCAATTCGGAGAAGGAGCGCTCTGCGGTCTTTCCGGGCCGGGATTTTTACAGGTGGAATCGCTTGGGCAGCTTGAAAACAAAGATGCCTCGCGCACACGCGTCAAGTGGTATTGTTCCATGGCGCTCTTTTCATCGGTTAAGGCGGCGGCTCTGATTGGGGTTAAGGATTAG
- a CDS encoding phage portal protein: MTNNNFNPQVLEQTDLTRVHNYRRMLDFYNGNQWQTGNAYGEKQLSFNYARAVIDKTTAYMMAGAYCKADASDDTKEARDKAAAAERVLGQIYADNRLEQLDFDTETDCAILGDACYKVTWDTANKRVRITAPDVSGIYAWWPGDDSSKIWRVASQYSLSADESAMLYGVKVKEKAVKITEVWTENLFELWVDNNLIEKKINPYGFIPFVIFPNLREPKKFWGKSDITQLAEPQCELNRAISQLARILELSGNPIAVLENVEESEDIAVSPGAVWNIPEEAKAYLLDLLQGGGVNLHIEYINLLYRTLHDLGESPRATFGTTSGNTSGVALEIEMQPLLQKVWRKRLIRNTVYCERNRLALKLFSKYTGEDFGNLNLRMVWSPVLPRDMAGLAANEQILVQNGIHSRRTAMSQIGIKHPDSEFNDWLTERASILKMNNENNPRTAGKTRERAISAANEGF; encoded by the coding sequence ATGACAAATAACAATTTTAACCCGCAGGTTTTGGAGCAAACGGATTTAACACGGGTTCATAACTATCGCCGAATGCTGGATTTCTATAACGGCAACCAATGGCAAACGGGGAATGCTTACGGTGAAAAACAGCTTTCTTTTAACTATGCGCGGGCGGTTATTGATAAGACGACCGCTTATATGATGGCCGGAGCCTATTGCAAAGCGGATGCTTCGGATGACACCAAAGAGGCAAGGGATAAAGCCGCCGCTGCGGAGAGGGTTTTGGGGCAAATATATGCCGATAATCGCTTGGAGCAGCTTGATTTCGATACCGAGACCGATTGCGCCATATTGGGAGATGCCTGTTATAAAGTAACTTGGGATACGGCAAATAAACGTGTAAGAATCACCGCCCCCGATGTATCCGGTATTTACGCTTGGTGGCCGGGCGACGACAGCTCCAAAATATGGCGTGTTGCCTCCCAATATAGCCTTAGCGCCGATGAAAGCGCCATGCTTTACGGCGTTAAGGTAAAAGAGAAAGCGGTAAAAATAACCGAAGTTTGGACGGAAAATCTCTTTGAATTATGGGTGGATAATAACCTGATTGAAAAGAAAATTAACCCCTACGGGTTTATACCGTTTGTTATTTTCCCAAACTTGCGCGAGCCCAAAAAGTTTTGGGGGAAATCGGATATTACCCAACTGGCGGAACCTCAATGCGAACTGAACCGTGCCATAAGCCAGCTTGCGCGCATACTGGAACTTTCCGGTAATCCGATTGCGGTTTTGGAGAATGTGGAGGAATCCGAAGATATTGCGGTCAGCCCGGGGGCGGTTTGGAACATTCCCGAAGAAGCCAAGGCTTACCTGTTGGATTTATTACAGGGGGGTGGAGTCAACTTGCATATTGAGTATATTAACCTGCTTTACCGTACTTTGCATGACCTCGGCGAATCGCCGCGCGCCACATTCGGCACTACGTCCGGCAATACCTCGGGGGTCGCATTGGAAATTGAAATGCAACCCCTTTTGCAAAAAGTCTGGCGTAAAAGGCTGATTCGCAACACCGTCTACTGCGAACGCAACAGGCTTGCATTAAAACTCTTTTCCAAATACACGGGAGAGGATTTCGGTAATTTAAACTTGCGTATGGTTTGGAGCCCCGTGCTTCCGCGCGATATGGCAGGACTGGCGGCAAACGAACAAATACTGGTTCAAAACGGAATCCATTCCAGGCGTACCGCAATGTCGCAAATCGGTATTAAGCACCCCGATTCCGAATTTAACGATTGGCTTACGGAAAGAGCCTCCATTCTAAAAATGAATAACGAAAACAATCCAAGAACCGCCGGCAAAACGCGAGAGAGGGCAATAAGCGCTGCAAATGAAGGATTTTAA
- the rpsU gene encoding 30S ribosomal protein S21 yields the protein MKANEGESFDSLLKRFNRKVQQDGILSEVRRRGRHQKPLTRRARKEAASRRQANKAARASRR from the coding sequence ATGAAGGCCAATGAGGGTGAAAGCTTCGACAGTTTGTTAAAACGGTTCAACAGGAAGGTCCAACAGGACGGAATTCTGTCCGAGGTACGCCGAAGAGGTCGTCACCAGAAACCGTTGACCAGGCGTGCTCGTAAAGAAGCAGCCAGCAGACGTCAAGCAAACAAAGCTGCCAGAGCAAGTAGAAGATAG